A window of Balearica regulorum gibbericeps isolate bBalReg1 chromosome 19, bBalReg1.pri, whole genome shotgun sequence genomic DNA:
CAGGATCCTGCCGATCCTCGCTAATAAAAGTTGGAATTTCACACGCGCGTTTGCTGATGTTCCTGAGGACAAGAGCCTCCACGGTGGCCCTGACCCTCCTGTTGGCGCCGTGATACGGCCCTTGGATTACTATCCGTTACGTCAGGGTCACCCGGTTTTGCTGAGCTGGACACGACAAGCAAACCACAGCAGGCGAAGCACCGGCCATGGGGGTTTGAGTTTTAGATTCCATTTGGGTGCCCGGTGGGGACCGGCCGGAGCACAAACCCCCACAACACCGACCCTTCGCCTGCTGCAAGGACCCCACCGGCCATGAGCCAGGCTGAGGCACGAAGCTCCGTGGCCAGAGCCCCATGGCAATCCCAAGCGGGCAGCCGTGAAGCAAGGCCAGCAAGCTCCAGGCAGGGATTTGCTTTGCAACAGCCCCAGCAGCATCACTGTGTCGGGGTGCATTGAAGCTGCTCTGCGGACAgacagcccagcccagctcaggtGCCATGGCATGGACACCTCCATCCATGGCCACTATTGCTGGCAGAAAACCACTGCCACGTGTCAAATCCCAACTTATCCCCAGTTTTGCCACAAACACCACTTGTTCTCACCCTGCTCCGCTGGTCACAGTGGGGACACAGAGTTAGCTCTGTAGCTCCGTGGTCAGAGCCCTCATGGGAACCAGGCAGATGAAGGCTGCTCCAGCCTCCCTGTGCTCACCAGAAACCTGCCCAAAAGCACCTgcattttcaatttcttcttgtctctaaggatttttaaggaaattattGACACAAGTGACAGGCCTGGTATatccattttcatttgtttgccaTCCCCAATGCTGCTGTGGTGGGTGGATGGGCTCTAGGGGCTGCGGGAGGATTTTTCCTATGAGACAAGGTGATTCCTGGGGACCTGGAGCCCCCCCGGCACAAACAGGGTCACCCCCATGGGTTCCCATCTCCAGGGGCCTGGCCAGGGCTGAAGGACAGTGCTAAACCTCCAGGCACCTGTCCTTCTGCAGACATCCCTGTTTAACCCCTTGGTCCAtcggggaaaaaaacaacccaaccccCCAAACTCAACCTTTCTCCCATTGCCAGCCTATGCCTGCCTTTACCCCTGCCTCAGTCCACATCCCaccaggagagcagctgctCAGGGAATCCCTAAACCCCACCCCTGGGCAGGAGCTGTTTCCTCttggggaggagctgggggcaTCAGCCTTGTCCCTTTGGGTTTCCTTGCCCTCCCAGGGGCTCCTGGACTATTCCGGGGTCCCCGCAGGGATGCTGAGCCCTGATGTGACCCCTGTTTTATGCCGCAGGATTTACATCGTCTCACTCCAGCTGCGGGTCAGTATGAGATGTTTTATTAAACCCTGGAGGGATGTACAGTAGTGTGGAGGGGGTGACGGcaggggaggggacagagctggcTCCATAACTTAACAAGATGTGAACATACAGATAATTATGGGATGCAAATAAATAGAGCTTATATGGAAAGCAGTTTCAGGTGGAGGTTCTGGATGACTCCTTCTCCCGCAGGTACTGCTGGAACCATTCTGCCTCCGGGTCCACGCAGAATTTCCTCCCCTTCAGCAGCTCCACActggcagggagagagaggctGCATTAGCTGGGGGGGCGCAGGATCTGGCAGTGCCCTGGAGTTCCCCCACCAGCCGGGGGATGCCTGCAGCATCCAGCCCCCCACTTCCCTCAAAAGTGGTGACTTGTAGCAATCTCTGAAACCCTGgtttccttcccatttttctAGCTGGCAACTGAAACAGGGGATTTTGGGGCTATTTGGGATAAAGCAAATATCCTTTAGGGAGGAGGTGCATGTGAAGAGCCAGGGCAGGGCACCCCCATCCACAGCACCCTTTGGGGGTGGCTTGTTTTGGGGGATCCCCAAAGGCAGAACAACTGGTAGGGAACATGGGCGAGTGAGGATGAGGAGTGGGGTGCCAGGAAGGAAGGCTTGGTTGGGGCTGAGGTACTCACCGCATGGCCTTGCGAGAGCAGTGGGAAGGCGTCTCCTGGTAGCTCCTGATGAGCTTGTCAGGGATTTTCTTGGAGACAAACATCTCTTTGTAGCAGCATGTGCCATAGGAGCTGCGGACTGAAGGGAGACAAGAGGAGTTGGAGCTCTCCCACAGCTTGGGTGCTCCCCCAAGGGGTGTGGGTGCTCCCCTGGGGactctcctgctccctcccgcTACAAGGAGTCCCCTCTCACATGCCCATTGGTGCTGCTTTGCCCCAGAATAGGAGCCCCCCGTTTTCCTGCCTGCAGGAGGTTATTACTGAGCTCCCCAGCTGGGGTGCTTGGGCTGAAGCCATCCCCAAGCCTATTTTTGCTCATTTTGAATAAGACCAGAACAGTCCTGTGTTCAAGCAGCTGGCAATGCCCCTCAGCCCCCCAAACCCACGGCAGTAGCAAGAGTTGAAGCTCTCATCCCCCTCCCCAACCTACCAAAACCCCATCAGTGGAGGAGCTGTGGatggtgctggggcagctgtggggaAAGGCTCAATGTCAGTACTTACAGGACATGCCCTGGCTTCCAGTCCAGACAGCCATCAGCAGCAGGGTGAGCAGGGCCAAGGAGAAGACCTTCATGTTCAACTCAGGGCTCGGTCAGCGCCAGCAGTTGGCAGCTCTTGCTGACTTGGGGCCACCGAGAGCTACCTGTCTCTCCTCCCTACACCTCAGCATGATATACCCCCTGGCCAGGCTTTCCATGACAGCTCTGGACTCTCCCTGGGGAAAGAACCGCCCAGAGATGTTGATAAAGGGCAACTGATGAATGGAAATTCCTTCTCCTGGCCCCTCTGGCCCCTGTGGTACACGAGGGCTGCTGGAAAGTGTGGCGAGCAGCCGGCAGCTCTGCGCCACTGGTGATGCACTGGGGCCGACAGTctattttgggtttggttgttgcCGCCAGCAAACCACACAGGATGATGCTTGCGCTTGCCAAAGCCCTGTgcaagtttattttcaaaaaccaCCCATTGTCAGCTCAGCTGCGATGCCTCTTTTGCAATTTTGCGCCTAGGTGAGTGGCCTGGAGGTGGCCAGGCTCACCCCAGCCCATCCTGAGACTCATGGCTGGCTGCCCATCGCAGTGGCTGTGCCCATCACAGTGCCTGTCACAGTGGCAGTGCCCATCACATCTCGTGGCATCCCAGGAGCGTGGGCTGTCAGTGGGACCTGACCAGACGTCCCCGAGGGACAGCTCTGATGGGATTTGGGTCAGGGGTCTCCACTCATTAGGATGGCTGACAAGGAGCATGGGAAGTCCCCCCCTCATGGGCTGTGCCTGCTTCTTGCCCCTCTCACCGACGCCTTCCCCAAAGCCCATATGGATGTGTTTTGGCCCCATGCACACCCCAGACCCCCTCGCAGAGACATGGTTGGGGCTTCGGCTCTTCCCAGCTCCTTACTGACCCCAGCACTTACAGATGTGGTTTAACATCCAGGTAGGAAAGCCAGCAGTAGGATCTGCCCACACTCAAGACACTTGCACAGCCAGATGTTTGCATATGTGAGATCATGTTTAATTCTATTCAGTGTCTTGTACAAAAAATAACCACAGACCTGCTCCCCGTTaacccctctgctgctgccaggccGGTGAGCGCAGCCTCACtgacatgctgctgctgctgcctgcgaGGGgtacaggcagctgcctgcatgcAAAGCAGGGCTGAGAGCATGGGTGCGGGCAGCAAGCATGGACCCCAGCACCCCACGGGGTTGGCACACCCCATCCCAGTGGGATGCCGGGGCTGGCAAAGGCCCTTTGCCTTCAGGGAGGTGGTGAGGATCATCACAGAGTGATGGGGAGGATGTCTCTGATGAGCTGCTATATCTAAACGCGGTGTCCCTTCAGCTGTGTCTACAAAGGGGTCATCGTTGCGGTATCGTGTTCGCTGTGGAGGGGACTCCCCGTGCTGCCTCTGGCTGCCCCACTAgctggggatggagaaggagctgACTTGAAAACGCTGCTGGTACCTCTTCACCCAGGCCTTGCTCGCCTGGGTGCAGATCTCCTTCCCGCTCTTCAGTCTGAAgctgaggcagagaaaagaCGGGGTTAGGAGGGCGATGGTCCGGGAACCCTGGCACTGAGTTTCCGAGGGGCTCGGAGCATCAGGATTGGACCCACGAAAGCAAGGCATGGTGTCTGGCAGGCTCTAGAGGAGCTTTACCCCCAGGGCTGG
This region includes:
- the LOC104635002 gene encoding C-C motif chemokine 3 yields the protein MKVFSLALLTLLLMAVWTGSQGMSFRSSYGTCCYKEMFVSKKIPDKLIRSYQETPSHCSRKAMRVELLKGRKFCVDPEAEWFQQYLREKESSRTST